One region of Pseudomonas alvandae genomic DNA includes:
- a CDS encoding Lrp/AsnC family transcriptional regulator, giving the protein MKLDGYDRKILTALQRDGRLSNVQLAEEIGLSPSPCLRRVRMLEEAGVIRGYQAILDRDEVGLGMTIFVGIKVERHTDERAEAFRQAVTALPEVISAFLVSGESDFLLQVVVPDLRAYDRFVTGKLLKLPGVSDIRSNFAINTVKAPGPLPLGHLAGG; this is encoded by the coding sequence ATGAAACTTGACGGTTACGACCGCAAAATCCTGACGGCACTGCAACGGGACGGGCGGTTGAGCAATGTGCAACTGGCCGAAGAAATCGGCTTGTCGCCGTCACCGTGCCTGCGCCGTGTGCGGATGCTCGAAGAAGCGGGAGTGATTCGCGGCTATCAAGCCATCCTGGACCGCGATGAAGTAGGCCTTGGTATGACGATCTTTGTCGGCATCAAGGTCGAACGGCACACCGACGAAAGAGCCGAGGCGTTTCGTCAAGCAGTGACCGCACTGCCCGAGGTGATCTCGGCGTTCCTGGTGTCGGGCGAGTCAGACTTCCTGCTGCAGGTGGTGGTGCCCGACCTGCGGGCCTATGACCGGTTCGTCACAGGCAAGCTGCTGAAGCTGCCAGGAGTGAGTGATATTCGCAGCAATTTTGCAATTAACACGGTGAAGGCGCCGGGACCGTTGCCGTTGGGGCATTTGGCTGGGGGCTGA
- a CDS encoding alpha/beta fold hydrolase, protein MRPEIAVLDIQGQYRVYTEFYRADAAQKTIILVNGSMATTASFAQTAKNLYPQFNVVLYDQPYAGKSKAHNRHEKMLTKEIEGQILLELIDHFAAEHVLSFSWGGAATLSALAQRPRRIEKAVISSFSPVLNAPMRDYLERGVDYLSSLDGDRVGHLVNNTIGKHLPPLFKRFNYRHVSSLAEHEYGQMHFHISDVLHSDQQCYVNAAKKVNVPVLFLNGEWDEYTSATDARLFADHVQHSTFTTLQATGHFLDMEHKAACRDSRDALLGFLKPTRHESRPRYSYVQDYHALAI, encoded by the coding sequence ATGAGGCCAGAAATCGCTGTGCTGGATATACAGGGTCAGTATCGGGTTTACACGGAGTTCTATCGCGCAGACGCCGCGCAAAAGACCATTATCCTGGTCAACGGCTCGATGGCCACCACCGCGTCGTTTGCTCAGACCGCGAAAAACCTCTACCCGCAATTCAACGTTGTGTTGTACGACCAGCCCTACGCGGGCAAGTCCAAGGCCCACAACCGCCACGAGAAAATGCTCACGAAGGAAATCGAAGGTCAGATTCTCCTGGAATTGATCGACCACTTCGCCGCCGAGCATGTGCTGTCGTTTTCCTGGGGCGGCGCCGCCACGCTGAGTGCCCTGGCGCAACGGCCACGGCGCATCGAAAAAGCCGTGATCAGTTCGTTCTCACCGGTGCTCAACGCGCCGATGCGCGACTACCTCGAACGCGGTGTGGATTACTTGAGCAGCCTGGACGGCGACCGTGTCGGCCACCTGGTCAACAACACGATCGGCAAGCACCTGCCGCCACTGTTCAAGCGCTTCAACTATCGCCACGTCAGCAGCCTGGCCGAGCACGAATACGGGCAGATGCACTTCCACATCAGCGACGTGCTCCACAGCGACCAGCAGTGCTACGTCAACGCCGCCAAGAAGGTCAACGTTCCGGTGCTGTTCCTGAACGGTGAATGGGACGAATACACCTCTGCCACCGACGCCAGGCTCTTTGCCGACCACGTCCAGCACAGCACCTTCACCACGCTGCAAGCCACCGGGCACTTCCTGGACATGGAACACAAAGCCGCCTGCCGCGACAGCCGCGACGCGTTGCTGGGCTTCCTCAAGCCGACCCGCCACGAAAGCCGACCGCGCTACAGCTATGTGCAGGACTACCATGCACTGGCTATCTGA
- a CDS encoding LysE family translocator: protein MTELWLFFMALTVAYLLPGPDMILVLQTGARQGRAAALATAVGLGIARACHVALAAMGLSVLFKTAPWTFDVVRLAGAAYLAWIGFQCLRTTLLPSFEGDAPAIGKRQWHQAIQRGLLTNLLNPKALLFCSVLLPQFIHPQDGPVLEQFAILGMVLVGVGLLFDSAYALVGVALGRWLRRSPSAQRAQQWLFGSLLIGFAVRLTFVQQS from the coding sequence ATGACAGAGCTCTGGCTGTTTTTCATGGCGTTGACGGTGGCGTACCTGTTGCCCGGGCCGGACATGATTCTCGTGCTGCAAACCGGCGCCCGTCAGGGCCGGGCCGCGGCGCTAGCGACGGCGGTAGGATTGGGGATTGCCCGGGCATGCCATGTCGCGTTGGCAGCGATGGGCCTCTCGGTATTGTTCAAGACGGCACCCTGGACCTTCGATGTGGTGCGCCTGGCCGGGGCTGCTTACCTGGCTTGGATCGGGTTTCAATGTTTGCGGACGACGTTGTTGCCCAGCTTCGAAGGAGACGCACCTGCGATCGGAAAGCGACAATGGCACCAGGCGATCCAGCGCGGCCTGCTGACGAACCTGCTCAACCCCAAGGCCTTGCTGTTTTGCTCGGTGTTGCTGCCGCAGTTCATCCATCCACAGGACGGGCCGGTGCTGGAGCAATTCGCAATCTTGGGTATGGTGCTGGTCGGCGTTGGCCTGCTGTTCGATTCCGCCTATGCATTGGTGGGTGTCGCACTCGGACGCTGGCTTCGACGCTCGCCTTCGGCCCAGCGCGCGCAACAATGGTTGTTTGGGAGTTTGCTGATTGGTTTTGCGGTGCGGCTGACGTTTGTGCAGCAGTCCTAG
- a CDS encoding cysteine-rich CWC family protein: MNKLDLCPACGAVNDCALAAPETADRACWCYGVSIDPAVLQALPAELRDKSCLCPRCARVDDQLRAKPRPIA; the protein is encoded by the coding sequence ATGAATAAACTTGACCTCTGTCCGGCCTGCGGTGCCGTCAATGACTGCGCCCTCGCCGCCCCGGAAACCGCCGATCGCGCCTGCTGGTGCTACGGCGTGAGCATCGACCCGGCGGTGCTCCAGGCATTGCCGGCCGAGCTGCGCGACAAATCCTGCCTGTGCCCACGGTGCGCCCGCGTGGATGACCAACTGCGCGCCAAGCCCCGACCGATCGCGTAA
- a CDS encoding low affinity iron permease family protein: MTFAKIAQKLSLWAGSPKTFLGAIVLLALWAASGPFFGFNDTWQLIINTSTTIITFLMVFLIQNTQNRDTDILHLKIDELLRASKDAQNAMLGLESLDLKQLEALRKQYQDMGKDEAKSLDGIEQKNKIDLNQC, encoded by the coding sequence ATGACGTTCGCAAAAATCGCGCAAAAACTGTCCCTTTGGGCGGGGAGCCCCAAGACATTCCTGGGGGCCATCGTGTTGTTGGCGCTCTGGGCTGCCAGCGGACCTTTCTTCGGTTTCAACGACACCTGGCAATTGATCATCAACACCTCGACAACCATCATCACCTTCCTGATGGTGTTCCTGATCCAGAACACCCAGAACCGCGATACGGATATCTTGCATTTGAAAATCGATGAATTGCTGCGGGCGTCCAAGGACGCGCAGAACGCAATGCTCGGTCTCGAATCGCTGGACCTCAAGCAACTTGAAGCGCTGCGCAAGCAATATCAGGACATGGGCAAAGACGAAGCCAAGAGCCTTGACGGTATTGAGCAGAAGAACAAGATCGACTTGAACCAGTGCTGA
- a CDS encoding SDR family oxidoreductase — MSTRREPNQYAMQNPLTQYPRPEFPDQPQSPPGIDQDMLPQPDHGEKSYQGFGRLEGRKALITGGDSGIGRAAAIAYAREGADVAINYLPSEERDAQQVIELIKAEGRKAIAIPGDLKDEAFCAQMVKMAQQQLDGLDILVNVAGKQEAQKDIADITTAQFDDTMKTNIYAMFWICKTAVPLMPAGATIINTASIQSYDPSATLLDYATTKAAIVAFTKALAGQVISKGIRVNAVAPGPIWTVLQPSGGQPREKIPTFGSQVPMKRPGQPAECAPLYVLLASQESSYITGEVFGVTGGNPLP, encoded by the coding sequence ATGTCTACACGCCGAGAACCCAACCAATACGCGATGCAGAATCCGCTGACCCAATACCCGCGTCCGGAATTTCCGGACCAGCCGCAGTCCCCGCCGGGCATCGACCAGGACATGCTGCCGCAACCCGATCATGGCGAAAAATCCTATCAAGGCTTCGGCCGCCTGGAAGGGCGCAAGGCACTGATCACCGGCGGTGACTCCGGGATCGGTCGCGCCGCCGCCATCGCCTACGCCCGGGAAGGCGCCGATGTCGCGATCAATTACCTGCCCAGCGAAGAGCGCGACGCCCAGCAAGTCATCGAACTGATCAAGGCTGAGGGCCGCAAGGCCATCGCCATCCCTGGCGACCTCAAGGATGAAGCGTTCTGTGCGCAAATGGTCAAGATGGCGCAACAGCAACTCGACGGCCTGGATATCCTGGTCAATGTCGCCGGTAAGCAGGAGGCGCAAAAAGACATCGCCGATATCACCACCGCGCAGTTCGACGACACCATGAAAACCAACATCTATGCGATGTTCTGGATCTGCAAGACTGCGGTGCCACTGATGCCGGCCGGTGCGACCATCATTAATACGGCGTCGATCCAATCCTACGATCCGTCCGCAACGCTGCTGGACTACGCCACCACCAAGGCGGCGATCGTGGCGTTTACCAAGGCATTGGCCGGGCAAGTCATCAGCAAGGGCATCCGTGTCAATGCAGTTGCGCCGGGGCCGATCTGGACCGTGCTGCAACCCAGCGGAGGACAACCTAGGGAGAAGATTCCTACGTTTGGCTCCCAGGTTCCGATGAAACGTCCCGGACAGCCTGCGGAATGCGCGCCGCTTTATGTGCTGCTTGCATCGCAAGAGTCGAGTTATATCACCGGGGAAGTGTTTGGCGTGACGGGAGGCAACCCGTTGCCCTGA
- a CDS encoding type II toxin-antitoxin system HicB family antitoxin, with protein sequence MLYPIAISMGDDKHAWGVEVPDIPGCFSAGDDLDEAMAMAREAIEGHFEILAEDGSPIPSANTVTLHAADPRYAGCTWALVDIDVTKYLGKAQKLNITLPGYLLNRIDEYVLNHPEEKSRSGFLASAALKVLQQGR encoded by the coding sequence ATGCTTTACCCGATTGCGATTTCCATGGGCGATGACAAGCACGCCTGGGGTGTTGAGGTGCCGGATATTCCCGGTTGTTTTTCCGCAGGTGACGACCTGGATGAGGCCATGGCGATGGCGCGTGAGGCGATCGAGGGGCATTTCGAGATTCTCGCTGAAGACGGCTCACCGATTCCATCGGCCAATACCGTTACCCTGCACGCGGCCGATCCGCGATATGCCGGGTGCACCTGGGCGCTAGTGGATATTGATGTGACCAAATACCTGGGCAAGGCGCAGAAACTCAACATCACGTTGCCCGGCTACCTGCTCAACCGGATTGATGAATATGTGTTGAATCATCCTGAAGAGAAGAGCCGCTCCGGCTTCCTGGCATCGGCAGCGCTGAAGGTGCTGCAACAAGGGCGATGA
- the atzF gene encoding allophanate hydrolase: MNLSLRLDNLRDAYRNGNITPRKLLLALREKAAALNPDYHLFIHLLSPEELEPFLTALEGADPESLPLYGVPFAIKDNIDLAGIPTTAACPAFAYVPKRSATVVEQLLALGAVPLGKTNLDQFATGLNGTRTPYGACRNSVLADYPSGGSSAGSPLAVALGLTSFALGTDTAGSGRVPAALNNLVGLKATKGLISTAGVVPACRTLDCVTTFTATAREASQLLALTAHLDPRDEYSRRNPQWNDGSAFGAPRRFRFGVPRWQDLDFFGCDEGPRLFHEAIERLERLGGEAVELDMSPFLEAARLLYEGPWVAERYSIAGELIEREPDAVLPVIRAVLAKAPTVTGVETFRAQYRLQALKARCDRAMEALDCVLTPTIGRPVTLAELAAEPLLRNAELGYYTNFMNLLDYAAVAVPSAFMANGLPWGVTLFGRAFTDQYLLGVADALQRQQLPGLPTPAHPARHDRARLVVCGAHLDGLALNGQLKQRGAHLIETTLSSPDYRLYALAGGPPLRPGMLRVYEGGVAIEVEVWELPSSELGSFLTGIPAPLGLGKVQLADGRWESGFICEPYGLDGAQDISHLGGWRTYLRSQK; this comes from the coding sequence ATGAACCTCTCTCTGCGTCTGGACAACCTGCGCGACGCCTACCGCAACGGCAATATCACACCGCGCAAACTGCTGCTTGCCCTGCGGGAAAAAGCCGCTGCGCTCAACCCGGACTATCACCTGTTCATCCACCTGCTGTCGCCCGAGGAACTGGAACCCTTCCTGACAGCATTGGAAGGCGCCGACCCGGAAAGCCTGCCGCTGTATGGCGTGCCGTTTGCGATCAAGGACAACATTGACCTGGCCGGCATTCCCACCACCGCCGCCTGCCCGGCGTTTGCCTACGTGCCAAAACGTTCGGCGACGGTGGTCGAGCAGTTGCTGGCGCTGGGGGCTGTCCCCCTGGGCAAGACCAACCTCGATCAATTCGCCACCGGGCTCAACGGCACCCGCACCCCCTACGGTGCCTGTCGCAACAGCGTGCTGGCGGATTACCCGTCGGGTGGCTCGAGTGCCGGCTCGCCGCTGGCGGTGGCCCTGGGTCTGACAAGTTTTGCCTTGGGCACCGACACCGCAGGCTCCGGTCGGGTGCCTGCGGCGTTGAACAATCTGGTCGGACTGAAAGCCACCAAAGGTTTGATTTCCACCGCAGGCGTAGTGCCGGCCTGCCGAACGCTGGATTGCGTGACCACGTTCACCGCGACGGCGAGGGAAGCCAGCCAGCTATTGGCACTGACTGCACACCTCGACCCGCGCGACGAATACAGCCGCCGCAACCCGCAATGGAACGACGGCTCGGCGTTCGGCGCGCCACGACGCTTTCGCTTCGGCGTGCCCCGTTGGCAAGACCTCGATTTTTTCGGCTGTGACGAAGGCCCACGGTTGTTCCACGAAGCCATCGAGCGCCTCGAACGCCTGGGCGGCGAAGCCGTCGAGCTGGACATGTCGCCCTTCCTCGAAGCCGCACGCTTGCTCTACGAGGGGCCCTGGGTCGCCGAACGCTACAGCATCGCCGGCGAATTGATCGAGCGCGAACCCGACGCGGTGTTGCCGGTGATCCGCGCCGTCTTGGCGAAAGCGCCTACGGTGACGGGTGTCGAAACCTTCCGCGCCCAGTACCGCCTGCAAGCGCTCAAGGCCCGATGCGACCGTGCGATGGAAGCCCTCGATTGCGTGCTCACCCCGACCATCGGGCGCCCGGTGACGCTCGCCGAACTCGCTGCCGAACCGCTGCTGCGCAACGCGGAGCTGGGTTACTACACCAACTTCATGAACCTGCTGGACTACGCCGCCGTGGCCGTGCCCAGCGCTTTCATGGCCAATGGTCTGCCTTGGGGCGTCACGCTGTTCGGCCGGGCTTTCACCGATCAATACCTGCTGGGCGTGGCTGACGCCTTGCAACGCCAGCAACTGCCTGGCCTGCCAACACCCGCCCATCCGGCGCGCCATGATCGGGCTCGATTGGTGGTGTGCGGCGCGCATCTGGATGGGTTGGCACTGAACGGGCAACTCAAGCAGCGTGGCGCGCATCTGATCGAGACGACCCTCAGCTCGCCGGATTACCGCCTCTATGCCCTGGCCGGCGGCCCACCATTGCGTCCCGGCATGCTTCGCGTCTACGAGGGTGGCGTGGCGATTGAAGTGGAAGTCTGGGAACTGCCGAGCAGTGAATTGGGCTCGTTCCTGACTGGTATTCCCGCGCCGCTTGGGCTGGGCAAGGTGCAACTGGCCGACGGCCGCTGGGAAAGCGGTTTCATTTGCGAGCCGTATGGCCTGGACGGCGCGCAGGACATCAGTCACCTGGGAGGTTGGCGAACTTACCTGCGCAGTCAGAAATAG
- a CDS encoding type II toxin-antitoxin system HicA family toxin, with protein sequence MNSRFLISQTVADGWYLVRIRGSHHHFKHPTKPGLVTVPHPKKDLLKKTAISILQQALLQTASCPVFPEDD encoded by the coding sequence GTGAATAGCCGATTCTTGATAAGCCAAACTGTTGCGGATGGTTGGTACCTGGTGCGTATCCGAGGCAGTCACCATCACTTCAAGCACCCGACCAAACCGGGGCTGGTCACGGTTCCTCATCCCAAGAAGGACCTGCTCAAGAAGACGGCCATCAGTATCTTGCAACAGGCCCTTCTCCAGACAGCCAGTTGCCCCGTTTTTCCGGAGGACGATTGA
- a CDS encoding pseudouridine synthase, with product MRVDRFLSNLPRFNRQQVRLLLVERRVRIDGQTVIDPQAHVREFSRVEVDDEVLQAGRPARYFMLHKPPGCVSATRDPQHRTVLDLLDEPDKDDLHIAGRLDFNTTGLMLITNDGSWSRRLTQPQTKLPKVYYVETEQTITAEYAVTFAQGLYFAFEDLTTQPAELTLLGPTSARLSIVEGRYHQVKRMFGHFNNKVLRLHRERMGPLVLDAHLEPGGYRALGPEEICLI from the coding sequence ATGCGCGTTGACCGATTCCTCAGCAATCTGCCGCGGTTCAACCGCCAACAGGTCCGCCTCTTGTTGGTGGAGCGTCGCGTACGGATCGACGGCCAGACCGTCATCGATCCACAGGCACACGTGCGCGAATTCAGCCGCGTCGAGGTGGATGACGAAGTGCTCCAAGCAGGGCGACCGGCGCGGTATTTCATGCTGCACAAGCCGCCCGGCTGCGTCAGCGCCACACGCGATCCGCAGCACCGTACCGTGCTCGACTTGCTCGACGAACCGGACAAGGATGACCTGCACATCGCCGGTCGCCTGGATTTCAACACCACCGGGCTGATGCTGATCACCAATGACGGCAGTTGGTCGCGGCGCCTGACCCAACCGCAGACCAAGCTGCCGAAGGTCTACTACGTCGAGACCGAACAAACCATCACCGCCGAGTACGCCGTCACCTTCGCCCAAGGCCTGTATTTCGCGTTCGAGGACCTCACCACCCAACCGGCGGAACTGACGCTGCTAGGACCGACGTCCGCACGGTTGAGCATCGTTGAAGGGCGCTATCACCAGGTCAAGCGCATGTTCGGTCACTTCAACAATAAAGTGCTGCGCCTGCATCGCGAACGGATGGGCCCGCTGGTACTGGACGCCCATCTGGAGCCCGGCGGATATCGGGCCCTGGGCCCGGAAGAAATCTGCCTGATCTGA